From Myxococcales bacterium, a single genomic window includes:
- a CDS encoding NAD-dependent malic enzyme yields MSDSLDDLGGAKVIQTRKAGVWLLHNPSTNQGTAYGRAQRDDLRVRGMVPYKVTSLEEQAELAIAQIRAKTSPLEQYIGLASLQDRNEVLFYRVLVDHVAELMPIVYTPTVGEACQKFSHIYRSARGLWITPDDVDEIPRVLRNSPFKDIRLIVATDNERILGLGDQGCGGMGNPIGKLALYVAGTVIHPSKCLPVSLDVGTDNATLRGDPLYLGYPKKRLRGPEYDDFIEAFVRAVREVFPRAILQWEDFHKDRAFTLLERYRHRIVSFNDDIQGTASVTVAGILASLRITKQRMAAQRVVFMGAGAACTGIARLCALAMRADGADDATIRRALVAFDSGGLLHDGRNIDEPHKHELAISREALLSHGLDPSTELSPVDVIQKLRPTILVGASARAGTFTREMLEAMAAHVERPLVLPLSNPTSKAECTPTQALEWTSGRAIVATGSPFDDVESGGRRHVVGQANNVFIFPGVGLGAAIAEAREVTTEMFHIASATLARSVTEERLAQNAIFPHQSELRRVSFEIACAVVRYASDNNLGRRIHPEDVEATVRRVVWDPGYAPVVHSDDAPLSRVY; encoded by the coding sequence ATGAGCGACTCCCTCGATGATCTCGGCGGCGCGAAGGTGATCCAGACCCGCAAAGCCGGCGTCTGGCTCTTGCATAACCCCTCGACGAACCAGGGCACGGCGTACGGCCGCGCTCAGCGGGACGACCTCCGCGTGAGAGGCATGGTCCCGTACAAAGTCACGAGCCTCGAAGAGCAAGCGGAGCTCGCGATCGCGCAGATCCGCGCCAAGACTTCGCCGCTGGAGCAGTACATCGGGCTCGCCAGCCTTCAAGATCGCAACGAGGTGCTCTTTTATCGCGTGCTGGTCGACCACGTCGCTGAGCTGATGCCCATCGTCTACACCCCCACGGTGGGTGAGGCGTGCCAAAAATTCAGCCACATCTACCGCAGCGCGCGCGGCCTCTGGATCACCCCCGACGACGTCGACGAGATCCCGCGGGTGCTCCGGAACTCACCGTTCAAAGACATCCGATTGATCGTCGCCACCGACAACGAGCGCATTCTGGGGCTCGGCGACCAAGGCTGCGGCGGCATGGGAAACCCCATCGGCAAGCTCGCACTCTACGTCGCCGGCACCGTCATCCATCCTTCCAAGTGCCTACCCGTGAGTCTCGACGTCGGCACGGACAACGCGACCCTCCGCGGCGACCCGCTCTACCTCGGCTACCCCAAAAAACGCCTGCGTGGCCCGGAGTACGACGACTTCATCGAGGCCTTCGTGCGGGCAGTGCGCGAGGTCTTTCCGCGCGCCATCTTGCAGTGGGAAGACTTCCACAAGGATCGCGCGTTCACGCTGCTCGAGCGCTACCGGCACCGCATCGTCTCCTTCAACGACGACATTCAAGGCACCGCCAGCGTGACGGTGGCTGGCATCCTGGCCTCCCTGCGCATCACGAAACAGCGCATGGCCGCTCAACGAGTGGTCTTCATGGGGGCGGGCGCCGCATGCACGGGTATCGCACGGCTGTGCGCCCTGGCGATGCGCGCCGACGGCGCGGACGACGCGACGATTCGCCGGGCGCTGGTCGCCTTCGACAGCGGAGGCCTGCTGCACGACGGGCGCAACATCGACGAACCGCACAAACACGAGCTGGCGATATCTCGTGAAGCACTCCTGAGCCACGGGCTCGACCCGAGCACCGAGCTTTCACCCGTCGATGTCATCCAGAAGCTGAGGCCGACGATCTTGGTGGGCGCCTCCGCCCGCGCCGGCACGTTCACCCGCGAGATGCTCGAGGCGATGGCAGCGCACGTCGAGCGGCCGCTGGTCTTGCCACTGAGCAACCCCACCAGCAAGGCGGAGTGTACGCCGACGCAAGCCCTGGAATGGACGAGCGGCCGCGCGATCGTGGCCACCGGCAGCCCCTTCGACGACGTGGAGAGCGGTGGGCGCCGTCACGTGGTCGGCCAGGCCAACAACGTCTTCATCTTCCCGGGGGTCGGTCTCGGCGCCGCCATCGCCGAGGCCCGGGAGGTGACGACCGAGATGTTCCACATCGCTTCTGCCACCCTGGCGCGCTCGGTGACCGAGGAGCGCCTCGCCCAGAACGCGATCTTCCCCCACCAGAGCGAGCTGCGCCGGGTCAGCTTCGAGATCGCGTGCGCCGTCGTGCGTTACGCGAGCGACAACAACCTCGGCCGGCGCATCCATCCGGAGGACGTCGAGGCCACGGTGCGTCGGGTGGTGTGGGATCCGGGCTACGCGCCCGTCGTCCACTCCGACGACGCGCCGCTGAGCCGCGTGTACTGA
- a CDS encoding universal stress protein, whose translation MSHVNHKLSGSIEGALAGGGDPATSPLYVFGPYLNLLVASGVASVVFGSAIWLAVLTVVTVSLMYRLVMRWVTDGSGGSGLNEEEFGSWAVLINAGITIIEYTLTFLVSIAALVTFLADRFPVFNTSVFGLPARTVAAIVATLLIGFAVNLGPKVAARTFGPATAAILVLLWAMIIATIARFGIRLPTLDWAAFAPANIHITLGGYARILALMTGIEIFANLVAAYEGPAKERSRKAFGSLLIIMGTTSLTMLVVGPAIFELADPSKHEVSVFTQTMDKLLPAPLPYIGTLIGVAVLLSAAAAAAQGIQNLSLGLRFRHYIPAWLGSKNRYGVAAAPVWLQVGLCLVCFVLFGTHEETYLALYAAGVFILLSLTGWAAVKRLVRENRIKLTLPGAAAIGGTGLAALMTTGATLVIFEERFMDGAWMYVVLVPIFYVVLGRFRKRLGAPLKVEERFGQVIAASNLSPAAGEALYPGVTYENILVPLDLTPSAELSLAQAQTMARNYTGKIRLMYVVPPDAANVGENQRAAEEYLGDVAEDLGMGGYNSEQVIRAGVPAEQIGIDAASGQVDLVVMSIHARAMVRRWVLPSVTTAVIHQTTAPVLVIRPTDEWGSTRTRFRHLLVALDGSAVSEEVLPHVHAIASGFGSAVTLLTVVEGSESDNFIDTITKYLSGVCDGLSLKGVTAHPCVAHASPTQAILDTAAEKQCDLIMMVTHGRGGVERLQKVKVGSVAEAVLQKAPCPVFLVSAGAGPLVRTKDSSEAA comes from the coding sequence ATGTCCCACGTCAATCACAAACTATCCGGTTCCATCGAGGGGGCCCTTGCGGGGGGTGGTGATCCCGCAACCTCGCCGCTCTACGTCTTCGGCCCGTACCTGAACCTGCTGGTCGCGTCGGGAGTGGCCTCGGTGGTCTTCGGGTCAGCCATCTGGTTGGCCGTGCTGACCGTCGTGACCGTGTCGCTCATGTATCGGCTGGTCATGCGCTGGGTCACCGATGGCAGCGGTGGCAGCGGCTTGAACGAGGAAGAGTTCGGCAGCTGGGCCGTGCTCATCAACGCCGGCATCACCATCATCGAGTACACGCTGACCTTCCTGGTGAGCATCGCGGCGCTGGTCACGTTCCTGGCCGACCGCTTCCCGGTCTTCAACACCTCCGTCTTCGGGCTGCCCGCACGAACGGTCGCCGCAATCGTCGCGACGTTGTTGATCGGTTTTGCGGTGAACCTGGGTCCGAAGGTCGCCGCGCGCACGTTCGGACCGGCCACAGCCGCCATCCTGGTGCTCTTGTGGGCGATGATCATCGCAACGATTGCCAGGTTCGGGATCCGCCTCCCGACCCTGGACTGGGCGGCCTTTGCTCCGGCAAATATCCACATCACTCTGGGTGGGTACGCGCGGATCCTGGCCCTGATGACCGGGATCGAGATCTTCGCCAATCTGGTCGCGGCCTACGAGGGGCCGGCCAAGGAGCGTTCGCGCAAGGCCTTCGGCAGCCTGCTCATCATCATGGGCACGACCTCGTTGACGATGCTGGTGGTGGGGCCCGCCATCTTCGAGCTTGCCGATCCCTCGAAACACGAGGTGTCCGTCTTCACCCAGACGATGGACAAACTCCTGCCCGCACCGCTGCCCTACATCGGCACGCTGATCGGCGTCGCGGTGCTCCTGTCCGCCGCGGCCGCAGCCGCCCAGGGCATCCAGAACCTGAGTCTCGGGCTGCGCTTCCGGCACTACATTCCGGCCTGGCTCGGCTCCAAGAACCGCTACGGCGTCGCCGCTGCGCCCGTCTGGTTGCAGGTCGGCCTGTGCCTCGTGTGCTTCGTGCTGTTCGGCACTCACGAGGAGACCTACCTCGCCCTCTACGCCGCCGGCGTGTTCATCCTGCTCAGCCTGACGGGCTGGGCTGCGGTCAAGCGCCTGGTCCGAGAAAATCGCATCAAGCTCACTCTGCCCGGCGCCGCGGCCATTGGCGGCACCGGGCTCGCCGCGCTCATGACCACCGGCGCGACTCTGGTGATCTTCGAAGAACGCTTCATGGACGGCGCCTGGATGTACGTGGTGCTCGTGCCGATCTTCTACGTCGTGCTCGGCCGTTTTCGGAAGCGGCTCGGCGCGCCGCTCAAGGTCGAAGAGCGCTTCGGACAGGTCATCGCCGCGAGCAACCTCTCTCCCGCCGCGGGTGAAGCGCTCTATCCGGGTGTCACCTACGAGAACATCCTGGTTCCGCTCGATCTGACCCCGTCCGCGGAGCTGAGCCTGGCGCAAGCCCAGACGATGGCCCGCAACTACACTGGCAAGATCCGCTTGATGTACGTCGTGCCGCCCGACGCGGCGAACGTCGGCGAGAATCAGCGCGCCGCAGAGGAATACCTGGGAGACGTCGCCGAGGATCTCGGCATGGGCGGCTACAACTCCGAGCAGGTGATTCGGGCCGGAGTGCCGGCGGAGCAGATCGGCATCGATGCCGCTTCGGGTCAGGTCGATCTGGTCGTCATGAGCATCCACGCCCGCGCGATGGTTCGACGCTGGGTGCTGCCCAGCGTCACGACCGCTGTGATCCATCAGACCACCGCGCCGGTGCTGGTCATCCGTCCCACGGACGAGTGGGGGAGCACACGGACCCGTTTCCGCCACCTCCTGGTAGCGCTGGACGGTTCGGCGGTGTCAGAAGAGGTCTTGCCGCATGTTCACGCCATCGCCTCGGGCTTTGGCAGTGCGGTGACCCTCCTGACGGTGGTCGAAGGCTCGGAGTCGGACAACTTCATCGACACCATCACCAAGTACCTATCCGGTGTGTGTGACGGGCTTTCGTTGAAGGGTGTCACAGCGCACCCATGCGTCGCCCACGCCTCGCCAACTCAGGCAATCCTGGATACCGCGGCCGAAAAGCAATGTGATCTGATCATGATGGTCACTCACGGCCGTGGCGGGGTCGAACGCTTGCAGAAGGTCAAGGTGGGCAGCGTCGCGGAAGCCGTGCTGCAGAAGGCGCCGTGTCCGGTCTTTCTCGTCTCCGCTGGAGCGGGACCGTTGGTCCGCACGAAAGATAGCAGCGAGGCCGCGTAG
- a CDS encoding glutathione S-transferase family protein, which yields MSQIKLFGFAPSTYVRTARMTCAEVGETHDLQPLEFKQPSHLALHPFGKMPVLEHEGLVLFETLAITSYLDDTFGNGQLQPKDAKQRAKMLQWVSACIDYIYPDVVTPFHETASGELREKARAHLSAMDKALDQSAFLAGDTLSLADLFAYPMVEYCAAKAGAEVGQGMDNLARWRAAIAKRESARETSA from the coding sequence ATGTCACAGATCAAATTGTTCGGTTTCGCTCCCAGCACCTACGTCCGTACGGCCCGCATGACGTGCGCCGAGGTCGGAGAAACGCACGATCTCCAACCGCTGGAGTTCAAACAGCCGTCCCATCTGGCGCTGCACCCGTTTGGCAAGATGCCAGTGCTCGAGCACGAAGGCCTGGTGCTGTTCGAGACGCTCGCCATCACCAGCTACCTCGACGACACCTTCGGCAACGGACAACTGCAGCCGAAAGACGCAAAACAGCGAGCCAAGATGCTGCAGTGGGTCAGCGCTTGCATAGACTACATCTACCCGGACGTCGTGACCCCGTTTCACGAGACCGCCAGCGGCGAGCTCCGAGAAAAGGCCCGCGCTCACTTGAGCGCCATGGACAAAGCCCTCGACCAGTCGGCCTTTCTGGCCGGCGACACGCTCAGCTTGGCCGATCTCTTTGCCTATCCAATGGTCGAATACTGCGCGGCGAAGGCCGGCGCCGAGGTGGGACAAGGCATGGACAATCTCGCCCGTTGGCGCGCTGCGATTGCGAAACGCGAGAGCGCGCGGGAGACTTCGGCGTGA
- a CDS encoding RNA polymerase sigma factor: MNAASNPIDQELLGAAQRGDRRAFDRLFAEHVPKLRGVVRRLVGHPDHVDDLSQQALLKAYENISGFRGEAAPSTWLCSIGTRLALDHLRARKRWREKAQVIFASRCLEDETMGGEVGQALGSPAYSYDVREHIAYCFTCVGRTLEPEAQAALVLRDVMDLSNDEAAKALEISTSVLRHHLASAREQMQHSYEGLCALVNKQGACWQCAGLREVSPPGKQGEPAPDTLLWPRRLEIVREAALGTGMTAALHEVFFRRTEEQEEARMGDESASTNCGRPNSG; encoded by the coding sequence ATGAATGCCGCGAGCAATCCCATCGACCAAGAATTGCTCGGCGCTGCGCAGCGTGGGGACCGACGTGCCTTCGACCGTTTGTTCGCGGAGCACGTCCCCAAGCTGCGCGGCGTAGTTCGGCGTTTGGTCGGCCATCCCGACCACGTCGACGACCTCTCTCAGCAGGCGCTGCTGAAGGCGTACGAGAACATCTCCGGTTTCCGCGGCGAAGCCGCGCCGAGCACCTGGTTGTGTTCCATCGGCACCCGCCTGGCGCTCGACCACCTACGCGCGCGCAAACGCTGGCGTGAGAAAGCCCAGGTCATCTTCGCCAGCCGCTGCCTGGAGGACGAAACCATGGGCGGCGAAGTGGGCCAGGCCCTGGGCAGTCCCGCTTACTCGTACGACGTACGGGAGCACATTGCATATTGCTTCACCTGCGTGGGACGCACGCTCGAGCCGGAAGCTCAAGCCGCCCTGGTCCTGCGCGACGTCATGGACCTCTCCAACGACGAAGCGGCGAAGGCGCTGGAGATCAGCACCTCGGTGCTCCGGCATCACCTGGCGTCGGCTCGTGAGCAAATGCAGCACAGCTACGAAGGCCTGTGTGCGCTCGTGAACAAACAGGGCGCATGTTGGCAGTGCGCGGGGCTGCGCGAGGTCTCGCCGCCAGGCAAACAAGGCGAGCCTGCACCGGACACTCTGCTCTGGCCACGCCGACTCGAGATCGTTCGCGAGGCAGCCTTGGGCACCGGCATGACCGCCGCGCTCCACGAGGTCTTCTTTCGCCGCACGGAGGAGCAGGAAGAAGCGCGCATGGGTGACGAATCTGCGAGCACCAACTGCGGTCGCCCGAACAGCGGGTAG